One region of Armigeres subalbatus isolate Guangzhou_Male chromosome 3, GZ_Asu_2, whole genome shotgun sequence genomic DNA includes:
- the LOC134225134 gene encoding semaphorin-5A isoform X7, whose protein sequence is MLSKYLLDNLYRLSLHLDVREKMPWDVAPAMRNTCLDKGQSEEACRNHIMVLQNYGNRVYVCGTYAFSPYCSWRQMENLTVTRYDKGVAKCPFSPFANNTAHMSDNGKLYVGTTTDFSGSDPAILRADVTQESTRMLRTNQYNSKWLNDPQFVGSFEHGEFVYFVFREAAVEYINCGKIVYSRIARICKNDPGGTQILKDNWTSFVKARLNCSLAGDYPFYFNEVQGMVYSPEEGVLYATFTTPENSIHGSAICAFNMSAIHSAFSGAFKYQESLGSAWHRQDAQHRDHFECHAGPTARHVSLIDSSKYQLMDQAVQPIIGQPLHYAKLERFNLIAIDVIPTKLHERVHVIYVATDAGLIKKISVLPRTKTTCVVEIWRPEPSKETKIRTIQYVKETDSLYVGTDMALSRISSHHCNRHLSRLSCLNSMDPYCGWNELQEACTIAPSGDTLAKYWIQNATECPVLTAPVDGGWSAWSEWNKCAQSNGQVHPTNVNEDFSSNADSCLCRTRTCDNPSPKNGGRSCTGVNIAVTNCTIHGGWTDWSAWSACSQTCGMAVKTRRRTCGNPKPAHGGRVCVGPDRAEIYCSHLPPCPAPKQPPIDGGWGPWGVWGECSAPCGGGYRIRRRKCDNPTPHNGGMECPGCHLDYEVCNNHHCQDVKRTGAWTPWLTVSNGTLPNGGYIEKRFRYTCKAPIADASLLKISPKEETRVCHADGSCQRSSDMAHSGSESEDGWTEWTSWSSCSASCGSGQQFRTRICEKTDCDGSNKMVRACNIQPCKGEWGCWSDWSPCSVTCGLGSKTRSRQCLSMSGNVIFGNDCEGQNMQYDTCEMPSCDSFLGWGEWSEWSSCNIDDEKVRTRKCLVTNSNPKMCQGSDREIRKCHVEMSNEIPHALTAGTSSVTVIVLGVIVLIIIFCAGSVFITIHLMNKKTKGMKAIQGSPCYGSYPNQYSSLPTKDYTEGHKPKRQSSFNGRNDASGSKISNGHTTLTKSNNVNGAVHGNNTPKVLAKSFNDPDTATIKRNSHGLNNIRHARQLELEEEKY, encoded by the exons AGACAACTTGTACCGCCTATCTCTGCACTTAGACGTACGGGAGAAAATGCCCTGGGATGTTGCTCCGGCAATGCGAAACACTTGTCTGGATAAAGGTCAAAGCGAGGAAGCATGCCGAAACCACATCATGGTGCTGCAAAACTACGGTAACCGGGTGTACGTGTGCGGAACGTATGCGTTCAGCCCTTACTGCTCCTGGAGGCAGATGGAAAACCTGACAGTTACGCGGTACGATAAAGGCGTCGCCAAGTGCCCATTCAGTCCCTTTGCGAACAATACAGCGCACATGTCTGACAACGGGAAGCTGTACGTAGGCACGACAACGGATTTTTCAGGATCCGATCCGGCTATCCTGAGGGCGGACGTCACACAAGAGAGTACCCGAATGCTGCGAACCAATCAGTACAACTCCAAGTGGTTGAACGATCCTCAATTTGTCGGTAGCTTCGAGCACGGAGAATTTGTGTATTTTGTGTTTAGGGAAGCCGCAGTCGAATACATCAACTGTGGTAAAATTGTGTACTCGAGAATCGCTAGAATTTGTAAGAACGATCCGGGCGGTACCCAGATTTTAAAAGACAATTGGACGTCCTTTGTGAAGGCTAGACTGAATTGTTCTCTGGCGGGTGACTACCCGTTCTATTTCAACGAAGTACAAGGAATGGTCTATTCACCAGAAGAGGGCGTTCTGTACGCTACTTTTACAACTCCTGA GAACAGCATCCATGGTTCAGCAATCTGTGCTTTTAATATGTCTGCCATCCACTCTGCCTTTTCTGGAGCGTTTAAATACCAGGAATCACTAGGTTCCGCATGGCATCGACAGGATGCTCAGCATCGTGATCATTTCGAATGTCATGCTGGACCAACGGCCCGTCATGTATCGCTGATAGACTCGTCCAAGTACCAGCTGATGGATCAAGCAGTTCAGCCGATCATCGGTCAACCACTGCACTATGCCAAACTGGAGCGGTTCAATCTCATAGCGATTGACGTTATTCCGACCAAACTTCATGAACGAGTTCACGTTATTTACGTAGCAACGGACGCAGGCCTCATCAAAAAGATCTCCGTGCTTCCCCGTACCAAAACAACTTGTGTTGTTGAAATTTGGCGACCTGAACCCAGCAAAGAAACTAAAATCCGAACGATCCAATACGTGAAAGAAACTGACTCGTTATATGTTGGCACAGATATGGCCCTGAGTCGAATTTCTTCGCATCACTGTAATCGTCACTTGTCCAGGTTGAGTTGCCTAAACTCCATGGATCCCTACTGTGGATGGAACGAATTACAGGAAGCTTGCACAATTGCACCCAGTGGAGATACCCTGGCCAAATATTGGATTCAAAATGCTACGGAATGTCCAGTTCTAACTGCACCCGTTGACGGGGGATGGTCTGCATGGTCCGAATGGAACAAATGTGCACAATCCAATGGACAAGTTCATCCGACTAATGTGAATGAAGATTTTTCCAGCAACGCCGATTCTTGCCTCTGCAGGACTCGAACTTGCGATAACCCATCGCCTAAGAATGGGGGGCGGTCGTGTACGGGGGTGAATATAGCCGTTACAAACTGTACCATTCATGGAGGTTGGACCGATTGGTCGGCGTGGTCAGCTTGCTCGCAAACCTGCGGAATGGCCGTCAAGACAAGACGCCGAACATGCGGTAATCCTAAGCCCGCTCATGGCGGTAGAGTTTGTGTTGGCCCGGATCGGGCGGAGATCTACTGTTCTCATCTGCCCCCGTGCCCTGCTCCCAAGCAACCACCAATCGATGGAGGTTGGGGTCCGTGGGGAGTATGGGGAGAGTGCAGTGCCCCTTGCGGAGGTGGATACCGTATCCGACGACGTAAATGCGACAATCCGACACCTCATAATGGTGGCATGGAGTGTCCGGGATGTCATTTAGATTACGAGGTGTGTAATAATCATCACTGTCAGGACGTGAAGCGAACTGGGGCATGGACGCCATGGCTTACAGTGTCCAATGGAACACTACCCAACGGAGGTTACATCGAGAAAAGATTTAGATATACTTGCAAAGCGCCTATTGCGGATGCATCACTGTTGAAAATTAGCCCGAAAGAAGAAACCAGGGTGTGCCACGCCGACGGATCCTGTCAAAGGTCGAGCGACATGGCGCACAGCGGAAGCGAAAGCGAAGATGGATGGACAGAGTGGACCTCGTGGAGTAGTTGTAGCGCTTCCTGTGGTAGCGGTCAACAGTTCCGAACAAGAATTTGTGAGAAGACTGACTGTGACGGAAGTAACAAAATGGTCCGTGCTTGCAACATTCAGCCTTGTAAAG gAGAATGGGGATGCTGGAGTGATTGGTCACCTTGTTCGGTGACCTGTGGACTTGGTTCGAAAACTCGTTCACGTCAGTGTTTGTCGATGTCGGGGAATGTGATCTTCGGTAACGATTGCGAAGGACAAAATATGCAGTACGACACTTGTGAGATGCCGAGCTGCGACT CATTCCTTGGTTGGGGTgaatggagcgaatggtcttcaTGTAACATCGATGATGAAAAGGTCCGAACCAGAAAATGTCTTGTAACGAATTCGAATCCAAAAATGTGTCAGGGCAGCGATCGCGAGATTCGCAAGTGCCACGTGGAAATGAGTAACG aaattcctcacGCCTTGACAGCAGGAACTTCTTCGGTAACGGTAATCGTTTTAGGAGTTATAGTTCTCATCATCATTTTCTGTGCTGGATCTGTTTTCATTACCATACATCTTATGAACAAGAAGACAAAGGGAATGAAAGCTATACAGGGATCACCATGCTATGGATCCTACCCGAATCAGTACTCTTCGCTGCCGACAAAAgac
- the LOC134225134 gene encoding semaphorin-5A isoform X8, whose amino-acid sequence MFQRLVRDNLYRLSLHLDVREKMPWDVAPAMRNTCLDKGQSEEACRNHIMVLQNYGNRVYVCGTYAFSPYCSWRQMENLTVTRYDKGVAKCPFSPFANNTAHMSDNGKLYVGTTTDFSGSDPAILRADVTQESTRMLRTNQYNSKWLNDPQFVGSFEHGEFVYFVFREAAVEYINCGKIVYSRIARICKNDPGGTQILKDNWTSFVKARLNCSLAGDYPFYFNEVQGMVYSPEEGVLYATFTTPENSIHGSAICAFNMSAIHSAFSGAFKYQESLGSAWHRQDAQHRDHFECHAGPTARHVSLIDSSKYQLMDQAVQPIIGQPLHYAKLERFNLIAIDVIPTKLHERVHVIYVATDAGLIKKISVLPRTKTTCVVEIWRPEPSKETKIRTIQYVKETDSLYVGTDMALSRISSHHCNRHLSRLSCLNSMDPYCGWNELQEACTIAPSGDTLAKYWIQNATECPVLTAPVDGGWSAWSEWNKCAQSNGQVHPTNVNEDFSSNADSCLCRTRTCDNPSPKNGGRSCTGVNIAVTNCTIHGGWTDWSAWSACSQTCGMAVKTRRRTCGNPKPAHGGRVCVGPDRAEIYCSHLPPCPAPKQPPIDGGWGPWGVWGECSAPCGGGYRIRRRKCDNPTPHNGGMECPGCHLDYEVCNNHHCQDVKRTGAWTPWLTVSNGTLPNGGYIEKRFRYTCKAPIADASLLKISPKEETRVCHADGSCQRSSDMAHSGSESEDGWTEWTSWSSCSASCGSGQQFRTRICEKTDCDGSNKMVRACNIQPCKGEWGCWSDWSPCSVTCGLGSKTRSRQCLSMSGNVIFGNDCEGQNMQYDTCEMPSCDSFLGWGEWSEWSSCNIDDEKVRTRKCLVTNSNPKMCQGSDREIRKCHVEMSNEIPHALTAGTSSVTVIVLGVIVLIIIFCAGSVFITIHLMNKKTKGMKAIQGSPCYGSYPNQYSSLPTKDYTEGHKPKRQSSFNGRNDASGSKISNGHTTLTKSNNVNGAVHGNNTPKVLAKSFNDPDTATIKRNSHGLNNIRHARQLELEEEKY is encoded by the exons AGACAACTTGTACCGCCTATCTCTGCACTTAGACGTACGGGAGAAAATGCCCTGGGATGTTGCTCCGGCAATGCGAAACACTTGTCTGGATAAAGGTCAAAGCGAGGAAGCATGCCGAAACCACATCATGGTGCTGCAAAACTACGGTAACCGGGTGTACGTGTGCGGAACGTATGCGTTCAGCCCTTACTGCTCCTGGAGGCAGATGGAAAACCTGACAGTTACGCGGTACGATAAAGGCGTCGCCAAGTGCCCATTCAGTCCCTTTGCGAACAATACAGCGCACATGTCTGACAACGGGAAGCTGTACGTAGGCACGACAACGGATTTTTCAGGATCCGATCCGGCTATCCTGAGGGCGGACGTCACACAAGAGAGTACCCGAATGCTGCGAACCAATCAGTACAACTCCAAGTGGTTGAACGATCCTCAATTTGTCGGTAGCTTCGAGCACGGAGAATTTGTGTATTTTGTGTTTAGGGAAGCCGCAGTCGAATACATCAACTGTGGTAAAATTGTGTACTCGAGAATCGCTAGAATTTGTAAGAACGATCCGGGCGGTACCCAGATTTTAAAAGACAATTGGACGTCCTTTGTGAAGGCTAGACTGAATTGTTCTCTGGCGGGTGACTACCCGTTCTATTTCAACGAAGTACAAGGAATGGTCTATTCACCAGAAGAGGGCGTTCTGTACGCTACTTTTACAACTCCTGA GAACAGCATCCATGGTTCAGCAATCTGTGCTTTTAATATGTCTGCCATCCACTCTGCCTTTTCTGGAGCGTTTAAATACCAGGAATCACTAGGTTCCGCATGGCATCGACAGGATGCTCAGCATCGTGATCATTTCGAATGTCATGCTGGACCAACGGCCCGTCATGTATCGCTGATAGACTCGTCCAAGTACCAGCTGATGGATCAAGCAGTTCAGCCGATCATCGGTCAACCACTGCACTATGCCAAACTGGAGCGGTTCAATCTCATAGCGATTGACGTTATTCCGACCAAACTTCATGAACGAGTTCACGTTATTTACGTAGCAACGGACGCAGGCCTCATCAAAAAGATCTCCGTGCTTCCCCGTACCAAAACAACTTGTGTTGTTGAAATTTGGCGACCTGAACCCAGCAAAGAAACTAAAATCCGAACGATCCAATACGTGAAAGAAACTGACTCGTTATATGTTGGCACAGATATGGCCCTGAGTCGAATTTCTTCGCATCACTGTAATCGTCACTTGTCCAGGTTGAGTTGCCTAAACTCCATGGATCCCTACTGTGGATGGAACGAATTACAGGAAGCTTGCACAATTGCACCCAGTGGAGATACCCTGGCCAAATATTGGATTCAAAATGCTACGGAATGTCCAGTTCTAACTGCACCCGTTGACGGGGGATGGTCTGCATGGTCCGAATGGAACAAATGTGCACAATCCAATGGACAAGTTCATCCGACTAATGTGAATGAAGATTTTTCCAGCAACGCCGATTCTTGCCTCTGCAGGACTCGAACTTGCGATAACCCATCGCCTAAGAATGGGGGGCGGTCGTGTACGGGGGTGAATATAGCCGTTACAAACTGTACCATTCATGGAGGTTGGACCGATTGGTCGGCGTGGTCAGCTTGCTCGCAAACCTGCGGAATGGCCGTCAAGACAAGACGCCGAACATGCGGTAATCCTAAGCCCGCTCATGGCGGTAGAGTTTGTGTTGGCCCGGATCGGGCGGAGATCTACTGTTCTCATCTGCCCCCGTGCCCTGCTCCCAAGCAACCACCAATCGATGGAGGTTGGGGTCCGTGGGGAGTATGGGGAGAGTGCAGTGCCCCTTGCGGAGGTGGATACCGTATCCGACGACGTAAATGCGACAATCCGACACCTCATAATGGTGGCATGGAGTGTCCGGGATGTCATTTAGATTACGAGGTGTGTAATAATCATCACTGTCAGGACGTGAAGCGAACTGGGGCATGGACGCCATGGCTTACAGTGTCCAATGGAACACTACCCAACGGAGGTTACATCGAGAAAAGATTTAGATATACTTGCAAAGCGCCTATTGCGGATGCATCACTGTTGAAAATTAGCCCGAAAGAAGAAACCAGGGTGTGCCACGCCGACGGATCCTGTCAAAGGTCGAGCGACATGGCGCACAGCGGAAGCGAAAGCGAAGATGGATGGACAGAGTGGACCTCGTGGAGTAGTTGTAGCGCTTCCTGTGGTAGCGGTCAACAGTTCCGAACAAGAATTTGTGAGAAGACTGACTGTGACGGAAGTAACAAAATGGTCCGTGCTTGCAACATTCAGCCTTGTAAAG gAGAATGGGGATGCTGGAGTGATTGGTCACCTTGTTCGGTGACCTGTGGACTTGGTTCGAAAACTCGTTCACGTCAGTGTTTGTCGATGTCGGGGAATGTGATCTTCGGTAACGATTGCGAAGGACAAAATATGCAGTACGACACTTGTGAGATGCCGAGCTGCGACT CATTCCTTGGTTGGGGTgaatggagcgaatggtcttcaTGTAACATCGATGATGAAAAGGTCCGAACCAGAAAATGTCTTGTAACGAATTCGAATCCAAAAATGTGTCAGGGCAGCGATCGCGAGATTCGCAAGTGCCACGTGGAAATGAGTAACG aaattcctcacGCCTTGACAGCAGGAACTTCTTCGGTAACGGTAATCGTTTTAGGAGTTATAGTTCTCATCATCATTTTCTGTGCTGGATCTGTTTTCATTACCATACATCTTATGAACAAGAAGACAAAGGGAATGAAAGCTATACAGGGATCACCATGCTATGGATCCTACCCGAATCAGTACTCTTCGCTGCCGACAAAAgac
- the LOC134225134 gene encoding semaphorin-5A isoform X6: MLLNTLPTSKCTTIICRDNLYRLSLHLDVREKMPWDVAPAMRNTCLDKGQSEEACRNHIMVLQNYGNRVYVCGTYAFSPYCSWRQMENLTVTRYDKGVAKCPFSPFANNTAHMSDNGKLYVGTTTDFSGSDPAILRADVTQESTRMLRTNQYNSKWLNDPQFVGSFEHGEFVYFVFREAAVEYINCGKIVYSRIARICKNDPGGTQILKDNWTSFVKARLNCSLAGDYPFYFNEVQGMVYSPEEGVLYATFTTPENSIHGSAICAFNMSAIHSAFSGAFKYQESLGSAWHRQDAQHRDHFECHAGPTARHVSLIDSSKYQLMDQAVQPIIGQPLHYAKLERFNLIAIDVIPTKLHERVHVIYVATDAGLIKKISVLPRTKTTCVVEIWRPEPSKETKIRTIQYVKETDSLYVGTDMALSRISSHHCNRHLSRLSCLNSMDPYCGWNELQEACTIAPSGDTLAKYWIQNATECPVLTAPVDGGWSAWSEWNKCAQSNGQVHPTNVNEDFSSNADSCLCRTRTCDNPSPKNGGRSCTGVNIAVTNCTIHGGWTDWSAWSACSQTCGMAVKTRRRTCGNPKPAHGGRVCVGPDRAEIYCSHLPPCPAPKQPPIDGGWGPWGVWGECSAPCGGGYRIRRRKCDNPTPHNGGMECPGCHLDYEVCNNHHCQDVKRTGAWTPWLTVSNGTLPNGGYIEKRFRYTCKAPIADASLLKISPKEETRVCHADGSCQRSSDMAHSGSESEDGWTEWTSWSSCSASCGSGQQFRTRICEKTDCDGSNKMVRACNIQPCKGEWGCWSDWSPCSVTCGLGSKTRSRQCLSMSGNVIFGNDCEGQNMQYDTCEMPSCDSFLGWGEWSEWSSCNIDDEKVRTRKCLVTNSNPKMCQGSDREIRKCHVEMSNEIPHALTAGTSSVTVIVLGVIVLIIIFCAGSVFITIHLMNKKTKGMKAIQGSPCYGSYPNQYSSLPTKDYTEGHKPKRQSSFNGRNDASGSKISNGHTTLTKSNNVNGAVHGNNTPKVLAKSFNDPDTATIKRNSHGLNNIRHARQLELEEEKY; the protein is encoded by the exons AGACAACTTGTACCGCCTATCTCTGCACTTAGACGTACGGGAGAAAATGCCCTGGGATGTTGCTCCGGCAATGCGAAACACTTGTCTGGATAAAGGTCAAAGCGAGGAAGCATGCCGAAACCACATCATGGTGCTGCAAAACTACGGTAACCGGGTGTACGTGTGCGGAACGTATGCGTTCAGCCCTTACTGCTCCTGGAGGCAGATGGAAAACCTGACAGTTACGCGGTACGATAAAGGCGTCGCCAAGTGCCCATTCAGTCCCTTTGCGAACAATACAGCGCACATGTCTGACAACGGGAAGCTGTACGTAGGCACGACAACGGATTTTTCAGGATCCGATCCGGCTATCCTGAGGGCGGACGTCACACAAGAGAGTACCCGAATGCTGCGAACCAATCAGTACAACTCCAAGTGGTTGAACGATCCTCAATTTGTCGGTAGCTTCGAGCACGGAGAATTTGTGTATTTTGTGTTTAGGGAAGCCGCAGTCGAATACATCAACTGTGGTAAAATTGTGTACTCGAGAATCGCTAGAATTTGTAAGAACGATCCGGGCGGTACCCAGATTTTAAAAGACAATTGGACGTCCTTTGTGAAGGCTAGACTGAATTGTTCTCTGGCGGGTGACTACCCGTTCTATTTCAACGAAGTACAAGGAATGGTCTATTCACCAGAAGAGGGCGTTCTGTACGCTACTTTTACAACTCCTGA GAACAGCATCCATGGTTCAGCAATCTGTGCTTTTAATATGTCTGCCATCCACTCTGCCTTTTCTGGAGCGTTTAAATACCAGGAATCACTAGGTTCCGCATGGCATCGACAGGATGCTCAGCATCGTGATCATTTCGAATGTCATGCTGGACCAACGGCCCGTCATGTATCGCTGATAGACTCGTCCAAGTACCAGCTGATGGATCAAGCAGTTCAGCCGATCATCGGTCAACCACTGCACTATGCCAAACTGGAGCGGTTCAATCTCATAGCGATTGACGTTATTCCGACCAAACTTCATGAACGAGTTCACGTTATTTACGTAGCAACGGACGCAGGCCTCATCAAAAAGATCTCCGTGCTTCCCCGTACCAAAACAACTTGTGTTGTTGAAATTTGGCGACCTGAACCCAGCAAAGAAACTAAAATCCGAACGATCCAATACGTGAAAGAAACTGACTCGTTATATGTTGGCACAGATATGGCCCTGAGTCGAATTTCTTCGCATCACTGTAATCGTCACTTGTCCAGGTTGAGTTGCCTAAACTCCATGGATCCCTACTGTGGATGGAACGAATTACAGGAAGCTTGCACAATTGCACCCAGTGGAGATACCCTGGCCAAATATTGGATTCAAAATGCTACGGAATGTCCAGTTCTAACTGCACCCGTTGACGGGGGATGGTCTGCATGGTCCGAATGGAACAAATGTGCACAATCCAATGGACAAGTTCATCCGACTAATGTGAATGAAGATTTTTCCAGCAACGCCGATTCTTGCCTCTGCAGGACTCGAACTTGCGATAACCCATCGCCTAAGAATGGGGGGCGGTCGTGTACGGGGGTGAATATAGCCGTTACAAACTGTACCATTCATGGAGGTTGGACCGATTGGTCGGCGTGGTCAGCTTGCTCGCAAACCTGCGGAATGGCCGTCAAGACAAGACGCCGAACATGCGGTAATCCTAAGCCCGCTCATGGCGGTAGAGTTTGTGTTGGCCCGGATCGGGCGGAGATCTACTGTTCTCATCTGCCCCCGTGCCCTGCTCCCAAGCAACCACCAATCGATGGAGGTTGGGGTCCGTGGGGAGTATGGGGAGAGTGCAGTGCCCCTTGCGGAGGTGGATACCGTATCCGACGACGTAAATGCGACAATCCGACACCTCATAATGGTGGCATGGAGTGTCCGGGATGTCATTTAGATTACGAGGTGTGTAATAATCATCACTGTCAGGACGTGAAGCGAACTGGGGCATGGACGCCATGGCTTACAGTGTCCAATGGAACACTACCCAACGGAGGTTACATCGAGAAAAGATTTAGATATACTTGCAAAGCGCCTATTGCGGATGCATCACTGTTGAAAATTAGCCCGAAAGAAGAAACCAGGGTGTGCCACGCCGACGGATCCTGTCAAAGGTCGAGCGACATGGCGCACAGCGGAAGCGAAAGCGAAGATGGATGGACAGAGTGGACCTCGTGGAGTAGTTGTAGCGCTTCCTGTGGTAGCGGTCAACAGTTCCGAACAAGAATTTGTGAGAAGACTGACTGTGACGGAAGTAACAAAATGGTCCGTGCTTGCAACATTCAGCCTTGTAAAG gAGAATGGGGATGCTGGAGTGATTGGTCACCTTGTTCGGTGACCTGTGGACTTGGTTCGAAAACTCGTTCACGTCAGTGTTTGTCGATGTCGGGGAATGTGATCTTCGGTAACGATTGCGAAGGACAAAATATGCAGTACGACACTTGTGAGATGCCGAGCTGCGACT CATTCCTTGGTTGGGGTgaatggagcgaatggtcttcaTGTAACATCGATGATGAAAAGGTCCGAACCAGAAAATGTCTTGTAACGAATTCGAATCCAAAAATGTGTCAGGGCAGCGATCGCGAGATTCGCAAGTGCCACGTGGAAATGAGTAACG aaattcctcacGCCTTGACAGCAGGAACTTCTTCGGTAACGGTAATCGTTTTAGGAGTTATAGTTCTCATCATCATTTTCTGTGCTGGATCTGTTTTCATTACCATACATCTTATGAACAAGAAGACAAAGGGAATGAAAGCTATACAGGGATCACCATGCTATGGATCCTACCCGAATCAGTACTCTTCGCTGCCGACAAAAgac